One genomic window of Caballeronia sp. SBC1 includes the following:
- a CDS encoding ProQ/FinO family protein, protein MLTIGKLQKRFPKAFPKNPSPKVPLKIGIFEDLLAHAAELALTETELRAAIKIWCRGSRYWTSMVEGALRVDLAGEEAGRVSPEDGVRATKLEEGRLARVASKAAAPEKAAVAENAAVVEKAPVSDGEKVAG, encoded by the coding sequence GTGTTGACTATTGGGAAGCTGCAAAAGCGGTTTCCTAAGGCGTTCCCGAAGAACCCATCGCCGAAGGTGCCGCTGAAGATCGGAATTTTCGAAGATCTTCTCGCGCACGCTGCGGAGTTGGCGCTGACCGAGACGGAGTTGCGCGCCGCGATCAAGATCTGGTGCCGCGGCAGCCGTTACTGGACGTCGATGGTTGAAGGCGCGCTGCGGGTTGATCTAGCGGGTGAGGAAGCCGGCCGGGTATCGCCTGAAGACGGCGTCCGCGCAACGAAGCTGGAAGAAGGCCGACTGGCCAGAGTCGCTTCGAAGGCGGCGGCACCTGAAAAGGCAGCGGTTGCGGAGAACGCAGCAGTTGTCGAGAAGGCACCTGTTTCGGACGGCGAGAAGGTTGCCGGATAG
- a CDS encoding GntR family transcriptional regulator, protein MTEHIEEESVTERIVTQIRDRIICGDLAPGTPLTEADLTKAYDVSRNTLREGLRQVCREGLAVHYRHRGVVVRALTRTDVRDIFRVRRTLELQALALPGKTDPAVLHVMAAACDAAAQAASQEDWRSVGTHSLRFHQHVVEMIGSALLDQFFRTILAQLRLLFSAAPDERRFQLPWIERDRELYDLIVAGEHKRASKKLSDYLDRSEEALIDLL, encoded by the coding sequence GTGACCGAGCACATTGAAGAAGAGTCCGTGACCGAACGCATTGTCACGCAGATTCGCGACAGGATCATCTGTGGTGACCTGGCTCCGGGCACGCCGCTCACCGAAGCCGACCTCACGAAGGCGTACGACGTCTCGCGCAATACGCTTCGCGAGGGGCTGCGGCAGGTTTGCCGTGAAGGTTTGGCGGTGCACTACCGGCATCGCGGCGTGGTGGTGCGCGCACTTACACGCACTGACGTGCGCGACATTTTCCGGGTTCGACGCACGCTGGAACTGCAGGCGCTTGCGCTGCCGGGAAAGACTGACCCGGCTGTGCTGCACGTCATGGCCGCCGCGTGCGATGCCGCTGCGCAAGCCGCGTCGCAAGAAGACTGGCGAAGCGTGGGCACGCATAGCCTTCGTTTTCATCAGCACGTTGTAGAGATGATCGGCAGCGCGTTGCTCGATCAATTCTTCCGCACGATTCTCGCGCAGTTGCGTTTGCTGTTCTCCGCCGCTCCCGACGAGCGGCGTTTCCAGTTGCCGTGGATCGAGCGCGACCGGGAACTCTACGACCTGATCGTGGCCGGAGAACACAAGCGAGCGAGCAAGAAACTTTCCGACTACCTGGACCGTTCGGAAGAAGCGCTGATCGACCTTCTCTGA
- a CDS encoding DUF1989 domain-containing protein, which yields MLNYPAAYQVTEGSALEVNRDFYTRVASAHETRTLVDSAVVPIRSGYAWKVPAGHVFRIVTIEGPQVADLNIWNQHNPRERFWASRTRQLQQAHVSTFDRLWSTLPYLRPLVTITDDSLANYGVDEHGGRVHDLLGTRCDPYVNRMLTGEDFDFHCHSNLTRAIAPYGLTEFDVHDVLNVFQCTGLNLNDQYFMKACPAKKGDYLEFFAEIDLLCALSTCPGGDLSLPMWGPDARDPLEVCRPLGVEVYRLQPQMLDGWSSPEAPPYRGLHGMRLDTSGRGGCC from the coding sequence ATGTTGAACTATCCTGCCGCTTATCAGGTAACCGAGGGTTCCGCACTCGAAGTCAACCGGGACTTTTATACGCGCGTTGCCTCCGCGCATGAAACGCGCACGCTGGTGGATTCGGCGGTTGTGCCGATCCGCTCCGGCTATGCGTGGAAGGTGCCGGCCGGACATGTGTTCCGGATCGTGACCATAGAAGGCCCGCAGGTCGCGGACCTCAACATCTGGAATCAGCATAATCCGCGCGAGCGCTTCTGGGCATCACGTACACGCCAGTTGCAGCAGGCCCATGTCAGCACATTCGACCGACTGTGGTCGACCCTGCCCTATCTCCGTCCGCTCGTGACAATCACCGACGACAGCCTGGCCAACTACGGAGTCGATGAACATGGCGGTCGCGTTCACGACCTGCTGGGCACGCGATGCGATCCGTATGTGAACCGGATGCTGACCGGCGAAGATTTCGATTTCCATTGCCATTCGAACCTGACACGCGCGATCGCACCGTACGGCCTCACCGAATTCGATGTGCATGACGTACTGAACGTGTTCCAGTGCACCGGGCTCAATCTGAACGATCAGTATTTCATGAAGGCGTGCCCGGCGAAGAAAGGCGACTACCTGGAGTTCTTCGCGGAAATCGATCTGCTGTGCGCGTTGTCCACCTGTCCTGGTGGAGATTTGTCCTTGCCAATGTGGGGTCCCGACGCGCGCGATCCGCTCGAAGTTTGCCGGCCGCTCGGTGTCGAGGTATATCGGCTTCAACCCCAGATGCTCGATGGATGGAGTTCACCGGAGGCGCCGCCTTATCGTGGTCTGCACGGAATGCGGCTCGATACGTCAGGTCGCGGCGGCTGTTGCTGA
- a CDS encoding potassium ABC transporter ATPase, which produces MDLLFIGAIIAFCAISFGMAIGCDKLRRTSHHRE; this is translated from the coding sequence ATGGACCTGCTTTTCATCGGCGCAATCATCGCCTTCTGCGCAATTTCGTTCGGTATGGCAATTGGCTGCGACAAGCTGCGCCGCACGTCGCATCATCGTGAGTAG
- a CDS encoding DUF4148 domain-containing protein, whose translation MRISSYGIDFMMSNPKRTLLAGLVLGALVIGASVMRSDEDKIPAAQSGSDRDGTSMSGELDNGSGELQRSNPASASNHSDDISHILQAIRDSLKRNDLASAKVLLGAVQTLHKDDSRALTLQKELQAREEKVDTVPQVAPPDNPQNTAKPAQSRTRFPARTEHSHESAFSVREHTISTSRRLRIMGDPRIKAASNGGVHAEAASPALGIGRTDSSLPGGVPAVAPTVASTPPRPALIRPTPPMEEALPPVQPLPPKPLPVQSDQAPKTRAQVRAELDRARTDGSLPRFGNPDPAGPGGLPSSTKTEIDRW comes from the coding sequence ATGCGCATTTCAAGCTACGGGATAGACTTTATGATGAGCAACCCCAAGAGGACACTCCTCGCGGGCCTCGTTCTCGGTGCACTGGTAATCGGTGCATCTGTGATGCGGTCAGACGAGGACAAAATACCGGCGGCGCAATCAGGCTCGGATCGCGATGGCACCTCCATGTCCGGCGAACTGGACAATGGTTCGGGCGAACTCCAGAGATCAAACCCGGCCTCTGCAAGTAATCATTCCGACGATATCTCCCACATTCTTCAGGCGATTAGGGACAGCCTGAAACGTAATGATCTTGCGTCCGCCAAGGTATTGCTGGGGGCGGTGCAAACGCTTCACAAGGACGACAGCCGCGCGTTGACACTCCAGAAAGAGTTGCAGGCGCGCGAGGAAAAAGTTGACACCGTGCCTCAGGTTGCGCCGCCTGACAACCCGCAGAACACAGCCAAGCCGGCTCAGTCCAGAACGCGTTTTCCTGCGAGAACCGAACATTCGCATGAGAGCGCATTCTCCGTTCGCGAACATACGATCAGTACGTCTCGTCGCCTGCGGATCATGGGTGATCCTCGGATCAAAGCCGCATCCAACGGCGGTGTACATGCCGAGGCAGCAAGTCCGGCCCTGGGCATCGGGAGGACAGATTCGAGTTTGCCAGGGGGAGTGCCTGCTGTGGCGCCAACCGTAGCCAGCACGCCGCCACGGCCCGCGCTGATACGCCCAACGCCGCCGATGGAAGAAGCGCTTCCGCCAGTCCAGCCTCTCCCGCCAAAGCCGCTTCCAGTGCAATCCGATCAAGCTCCAAAGACCCGTGCACAAGTGCGCGCCGAACTCGATCGCGCTCGTACGGACGGGTCGTTGCCGCGTTTTGGCAACCCCGATCCTGCCGGACCGGGTGGCTTGCCGAGCAGTACCAAGACGGAAATTGACCGCTGGTAA
- a CDS encoding ABC transporter ATP-binding protein: MLRFENLCKRYDERIIFQGLRYSAGAGCVALNDETGSGKSTLLGIVAGEIEPDQGEVWIDGHSLRSAPLEAKSLLAYVPDDCMPYSLQTGREYLELVASNRKTAVNSPTLDLADRFGLTPHLEKRFEQMSFGTRKKVFLTAAALGDVKVVIADEPAAGLDAPARAVLIDLFKELGENRTVFFSSYDVEFTQACSAKVISFAELAVGV, translated from the coding sequence ATGCTTCGATTCGAGAACCTCTGCAAACGTTACGACGAGCGCATTATCTTCCAGGGACTGCGTTATAGCGCCGGCGCTGGATGCGTGGCGCTGAACGATGAAACCGGCAGCGGCAAATCCACCTTGCTTGGTATCGTCGCCGGTGAGATCGAACCTGATCAGGGCGAGGTGTGGATAGACGGACACTCGCTGCGTAGCGCCCCGCTCGAGGCAAAGTCCCTGCTTGCGTACGTGCCGGATGACTGCATGCCGTACTCGCTGCAGACCGGTCGCGAGTATCTGGAGCTAGTGGCATCGAACAGAAAAACAGCTGTCAACAGCCCGACGCTCGACTTGGCCGACCGCTTTGGCTTGACGCCACATCTGGAGAAGCGTTTCGAGCAAATGTCGTTCGGTACTCGAAAGAAAGTTTTCCTGACGGCGGCGGCGCTGGGTGATGTGAAGGTCGTTATAGCAGATGAGCCAGCCGCTGGCCTCGATGCCCCCGCGCGCGCTGTTCTGATTGATTTGTTCAAGGAGTTGGGCGAAAACCGGACGGTTTTCTTTTCGAGTTATGACGTGGAATTTACCCAGGCTTGCAGCGCGAAAGTGATCAGTTTTGCTGAGCTTGCCGTGGGGGTGTAA
- a CDS encoding DUF2182 domain-containing protein — MSAMGEMPMPGGWTMSMAWMRMCGQTWAGTAASFVGMWVAMMVAMMLPSLAPMLWRYRQAVGRTGGTSGTGLDRLTALVGVGYFMVWAVFGMAAFALGSALAALEMQFPGLARTVPIASGAIVLIAGALQFTAWKAHHLACCRATTGYGCVLQMQVLQADAGTAWRHGLRLGLHCCTCCAGLTAVLLVIGVMDLRVMAAVTAAITVERLAPGGERLARAIGAVVVVAGLVLIVRAMGLG, encoded by the coding sequence ATGTCGGCAATGGGCGAGATGCCGATGCCCGGCGGCTGGACGATGTCGATGGCGTGGATGCGGATGTGCGGACAGACGTGGGCCGGCACCGCGGCGTCGTTCGTCGGCATGTGGGTCGCGATGATGGTAGCGATGATGTTGCCATCCCTCGCGCCCATGCTGTGGCGCTACCGTCAGGCCGTTGGCAGGACAGGCGGTACAAGTGGCACAGGACTGGATCGGCTGACCGCGTTGGTGGGCGTTGGGTACTTCATGGTGTGGGCCGTGTTTGGAATGGCCGCCTTCGCGCTGGGCAGCGCGCTGGCGGCGCTCGAGATGCAGTTTCCAGGGCTCGCGCGCACGGTTCCGATCGCGTCTGGCGCGATCGTCCTGATCGCTGGCGCGCTTCAGTTCACGGCTTGGAAAGCGCATCACCTTGCCTGCTGCCGGGCTACGACGGGGTATGGCTGTGTGTTGCAGATGCAGGTATTGCAGGCAGACGCAGGCACCGCCTGGCGACATGGCCTACGTCTTGGTCTTCACTGCTGCACTTGCTGCGCCGGCCTGACGGCGGTCCTTCTCGTGATTGGCGTCATGGATCTGCGCGTGATGGCCGCCGTGACGGCAGCGATCACCGTCGAACGTCTCGCACCGGGTGGCGAGCGCTTGGCGAGAGCTATTGGAGCCGTCGTCGTCGTGGCGGGGTTGGTGCTGATCGTGCGAGCAATGGGGCTTGGATGA
- a CDS encoding DUF899 domain-containing protein: MTKHLTGTREEWLAARLELLKAEKEHTRRGDDLARQRQALPWVRVDKDYRFETHEGSASLADLFRGRSQLLVYHFMFGPDYTAGCPSCSSIADGFEGVVVHLANHDVTLSAVSRAPLAKLQTYQRRMGWTFPWASSFGSDFNFDFNISLTEQQQRDGTVEYNYVREAPVVDIPSRTTPDGVSTFAAMSGTDTATYARERPGVSAFVLEDGVIYHTYSSYSRGVDGLWGMYQWLDRAPKGRNETGVWWKRHDEYGKR, from the coding sequence ATGACGAAACACCTGACCGGGACACGTGAAGAATGGTTGGCAGCACGGCTCGAGTTGCTCAAGGCGGAGAAGGAGCACACACGGCGCGGGGACGATCTGGCGCGGCAACGTCAAGCGTTGCCGTGGGTTCGCGTCGACAAGGACTACCGGTTCGAGACCCATGAAGGGAGCGCCTCGCTGGCAGACCTCTTCCGTGGGCGCTCCCAGCTCCTCGTCTATCACTTCATGTTCGGGCCCGACTACACGGCGGGATGCCCGTCCTGCTCGTCGATCGCGGACGGTTTCGAAGGTGTCGTGGTGCACCTTGCGAACCACGACGTGACGCTTTCGGCTGTGTCTCGGGCGCCGCTCGCGAAGTTGCAGACGTACCAGCGTCGGATGGGGTGGACGTTTCCCTGGGCGTCCTCGTTCGGCAGCGACTTCAACTTCGACTTCAACATCTCGCTCACCGAACAGCAACAACGTGACGGGACGGTCGAATACAACTACGTTCGCGAGGCACCTGTCGTCGACATACCCTCGCGTACGACACCCGACGGAGTCTCCACGTTCGCGGCCATGTCTGGAACCGACACCGCTACGTATGCACGCGAGAGACCTGGCGTCAGTGCGTTCGTGCTTGAGGACGGCGTCATCTATCACACGTATTCCTCCTACTCGCGCGGCGTGGACGGCCTCTGGGGCATGTACCAGTGGCTCGACCGAGCGCCCAAGGGGCGAAACGAGACAGGTGTCTGGTGGAAACGTCACGACGAGTACGGCAAGCGCTGA